One window of Mesorhizobium sp. PAMC28654 genomic DNA carries:
- a CDS encoding DUF1048 domain-containing protein, whose product MAIGWIEKVTGSIEQKKRYWQYKARTEQLPPNYRAAIEALNRYLMYFGAITNGDTLVSMLEDLAELFEQSAANGTPIRAIVGENPVEFVETFLQNYSDGQWINKERKRLIDAIDRIADNRP is encoded by the coding sequence ATGGCCATTGGATGGATCGAGAAGGTCACAGGGTCGATCGAGCAGAAGAAGCGCTACTGGCAGTACAAGGCGCGCACGGAACAGCTTCCCCCGAACTATCGCGCGGCGATCGAGGCGCTGAACCGATACCTGATGTATTTCGGGGCGATTACGAACGGCGATACACTGGTGTCGATGCTGGAGGACCTCGCCGAGCTCTTCGAACAGAGCGCGGCGAACGGAACCCCGATCCGCGCGATCGTCGGCGAGAACCCTGTCGAGTTCGTCGAGACGTTTCTCCAGAACTACTCGGATGGTCAGTGGATCAACAAGGAGCGGAAACGGTTGATCGACGCCATTGATCGCATCGCGGACAACAGGCCGTAA
- a CDS encoding PadR family transcriptional regulator, translating into MGKQMTEMLKGTLEGIILAILSARRAYGYEITALLRSQGFSDIAEGTVYALLVRIEQKGLVDVEKIPSEKGPPRKVYSLNAQGRDYLEEFWRTWNFLAERLEQLHTERK; encoded by the coding sequence ATGGGCAAGCAGATGACGGAAATGCTCAAGGGCACGCTGGAGGGCATCATCCTCGCGATCCTGTCCGCGCGGCGCGCCTATGGCTACGAGATCACGGCGCTGTTGCGGAGCCAGGGCTTCTCGGACATCGCCGAAGGCACCGTCTACGCCCTGCTCGTCAGGATCGAGCAAAAGGGCCTCGTCGACGTGGAGAAGATCCCCTCCGAGAAGGGGCCGCCGCGCAAGGTGTATTCGCTCAACGCTCAGGGACGGGACTATCTCGAAGAATTCTGGAGGACGTGGAACTTCCTCGCGGAACGGCTTGAACAGCTTCACACGGAAAGGAAATAG
- a CDS encoding class I SAM-dependent methyltransferase yields MANLETRRLDRDGVEDRSSGRLGRAWALVRQKGLLEPVRLVRRHGVGASVGFVLRNVRHVVADHLARKWDRRHGVDTAGSIQLDALDVVGPHRAKGNEAVCTSPRSFDFIMKSLPHDLQNHTFIDIGSGKSRTLLLASRYPFQNIIGVEFARELVEIAKRNINSFRDASRKCRALSVVQADAAAYEFPETPLVVYFYNPFSSDVFEIVLKNLVSSLARHPRDCFIVYGSSSHRAIDWARPAIRDTGMFTELAVPPMPGFLDAVRTIDYAVFRVAN; encoded by the coding sequence ATGGCAAATCTCGAGACGCGTCGTCTGGATCGGGATGGCGTTGAAGACCGATCGTCCGGCCGCCTCGGCAGGGCCTGGGCGCTTGTCCGTCAAAAGGGCCTGTTGGAGCCGGTCAGGCTGGTTCGCCGTCATGGGGTGGGTGCGAGCGTCGGCTTTGTCCTGCGCAATGTGCGTCATGTCGTTGCCGACCATCTTGCCCGCAAATGGGATCGCCGGCACGGGGTCGACACCGCCGGTTCGATCCAGCTCGATGCACTCGATGTCGTCGGCCCGCACCGAGCCAAGGGCAACGAAGCCGTCTGCACCTCGCCAAGATCCTTCGACTTCATCATGAAGTCCCTGCCCCATGATCTCCAGAACCATACGTTCATCGACATCGGCTCGGGAAAGTCGCGCACGCTTCTGCTGGCCTCACGCTATCCGTTCCAGAACATCATCGGCGTGGAGTTCGCGCGCGAGCTCGTCGAGATCGCCAAAAGAAACATAAACAGCTTCAGGGATGCGTCTCGTAAATGCCGCGCGCTCAGCGTCGTCCAGGCTGACGCCGCCGCTTATGAATTTCCCGAAACGCCGCTGGTCGTTTATTTCTACAATCCGTTTTCCAGCGACGTCTTCGAGATCGTGCTGAAAAACCTCGTCTCGTCGCTCGCACGGCATCCACGCGATTGTTTCATCGTCTACGGCAGCTCAAGCCACCGCGCCATCGATTGGGCACGACCAGCGATCCGCGACACCGGCATGTTCACCGAGCTTGCCGTACCGCCGATGCCCGGCTTCCTCGATGCGGTGCGCACCATTGATTACGCTGTGTTCCGGGTCGCGAACTAA
- a CDS encoding phosphoglycerate mutase family protein: protein MKAVVVGIFCLLATVLLAQAKSAGTGGLADATVVIIRHGEKPDSGTDLSPAGQAHAEAYVGYFQHLVLDGVPFRPDVLVASADSRNSARERLTLTPLSQALKLPIDQRFADKEVKPLFEALASESHGKSILIAWHHGELAKLLHAFGADPDALLPNGKWPGSVFNWTVVLRYDHAGQLIPGSAKIIQQDPAK, encoded by the coding sequence ATGAAAGCTGTTGTCGTCGGTATTTTCTGCCTGCTGGCAACCGTGCTGTTAGCGCAGGCCAAAAGCGCCGGTACCGGCGGGCTGGCGGACGCAACCGTGGTGATCATACGCCATGGGGAAAAGCCGGACAGCGGCACGGACCTGTCGCCCGCCGGGCAGGCGCATGCCGAGGCCTATGTCGGCTATTTCCAGCATCTGGTGCTGGACGGCGTGCCGTTTCGTCCGGATGTGCTGGTGGCGAGCGCCGATTCCAGGAACAGCGCGCGCGAGCGGCTGACGCTCACGCCGCTATCGCAGGCGCTGAAACTGCCGATCGACCAGAGGTTCGCCGACAAGGAGGTCAAACCGCTGTTCGAGGCGCTGGCCAGCGAAAGCCATGGCAAGTCCATCCTGATCGCCTGGCATCATGGCGAGCTGGCCAAACTCCTGCATGCCTTCGGTGCCGATCCCGACGCGCTGCTGCCCAACGGCAAATGGCCGGGCAGCGTCTTCAACTGGACGGTGGTGCTGCGCTACGACCATGCTGGCCAGCTCATTCCAGGCTCGGCGAAGATCATTCAGCAGGACCCGGCCAAGTAG
- a CDS encoding zinc-dependent alcohol dehydrogenase family protein: protein MQSYRTTGETNPTLTLVAAPDPVARANELLIDIKAASLNYRDLIVAQNNKGVLPLSDGAGVVSAIGAGVQGFQIGERVVIGFMPGWIEGEFSAAKQATSLGGASVDGVLAQRIAVPANAVVRIPETMTFEEASALPCAGVTAWSALFERRPIQPGETVLLLGTGGVSIFALQLAKLAGARVIITSSSDEKLARARTLGADHVVNYRTSPDWVSEVLDLTGGLGVDLAIDVAGPATLNDTLKATRHGGRISLMGVLTGFAGPIDTGAILNKRITLQGIYVGSVAALRALCATGIKPQVDEVFPFEKAEAAYESLRAARHFGKLVIRVGT from the coding sequence ATGCAGAGCTACAGGACTACCGGCGAAACCAACCCAACCCTCACGCTGGTCGCGGCCCCCGACCCTGTCGCCAGGGCGAACGAACTGCTGATCGACATCAAGGCCGCGTCTCTCAACTACCGCGATCTGATCGTCGCCCAGAACAACAAGGGCGTGCTTCCGCTATCCGATGGCGCCGGCGTCGTGTCCGCGATTGGAGCTGGAGTACAAGGCTTCCAAATCGGCGAACGGGTCGTCATAGGCTTCATGCCGGGCTGGATAGAGGGAGAATTCTCCGCCGCCAAACAGGCGACCTCGCTGGGTGGCGCCAGCGTCGACGGCGTCCTGGCGCAGCGTATCGCGGTGCCTGCCAACGCGGTGGTCCGCATTCCCGAAACCATGACATTCGAAGAGGCATCCGCGCTTCCCTGTGCCGGCGTCACCGCATGGTCGGCGCTGTTCGAGCGACGCCCGATCCAGCCGGGCGAAACGGTGCTCCTGCTTGGAACGGGCGGCGTATCGATTTTCGCGCTGCAGCTTGCCAAGCTGGCAGGCGCCCGCGTCATCATCACCTCGAGTTCCGACGAGAAGCTTGCACGTGCGCGCACGCTCGGTGCCGATCATGTCGTCAATTACCGAACCAGCCCGGACTGGGTCAGCGAGGTCCTCGATCTGACGGGCGGACTGGGCGTCGACCTCGCGATCGACGTCGCCGGTCCAGCGACCCTCAACGACACCCTGAAGGCGACCCGGCATGGCGGCAGGATATCGCTGATGGGTGTGTTGACCGGGTTTGCCGGCCCGATCGACACGGGGGCCATCCTGAACAAGCGGATCACCCTGCAGGGCATCTACGTCGGATCGGTGGCGGCACTCAGGGCGCTGTGCGCGACGGGCATCAAGCCTCAGGTCGATGAGGTGTTCCCCTTCGAGAAAGCCGAAGCCGCCTATGAGAGCCTGCGCGCCGCGCGGCATTTTGGAAAGCTTGTCATCCGGGTTGGAACATAG
- a CDS encoding helix-turn-helix domain-containing protein — MNDSVEIRPRRRKAGRTGCAVEATLSVMGGVWKPVLLFHLLEGKLRFNALCRLTPSATARMITLQLRELEADGIVSRTIFPEVPPKVEYALTDLGLSLAPVLLSMRDWGKQFQELEPS, encoded by the coding sequence ATGAATGATAGTGTCGAAATCCGCCCTCGGCGGCGAAAGGCTGGCCGCACGGGCTGCGCCGTGGAGGCGACGCTGTCGGTCATGGGAGGGGTGTGGAAACCGGTGCTGCTGTTTCATCTGCTGGAAGGCAAGTTGCGCTTCAACGCGCTGTGCCGCCTGACGCCCTCGGCGACCGCCCGGATGATCACGCTTCAACTGCGGGAACTGGAAGCCGACGGCATCGTCAGCCGCACGATCTTTCCGGAAGTGCCGCCCAAGGTGGAATACGCGTTGACGGACCTTGGCCTGTCCCTTGCGCCGGTGCTCTTGAGCATGCGCGATTGGGGCAAGCAATTCCAGGAACTGGAGCCGTCCTGA
- a CDS encoding MFS transporter, whose protein sequence is MPNTNDGQLAERLPADTITGPQTLLFAASVGIIVTNLFAPQTLIGLIGPSLGEDAASGGLVAMATLLGYAAGLFFLVPLADLAENRALIMRMLLTAALAAGIAAFAPTIASLLIVLFVLGAACSAIQILVPIAASMAPPGQDGRVIGDVMSGLMIGILLARPLASFIADAWGWRAFYGVSAAALALLTIVLALTLPRRQPAAKSGYTALIASLIQLLRDEPVLRRRALTASLVMAAFSLFWTSVALRLAQPPFDLGQRGIALFALVGAGGAAVTPLFGRAGDQGWTRSATIACHLVLIAALALATWAGTAHASASWWPLVMMGVSAVLLDIGVTGDQTLGRRAINLLQPKARGRLNGLFVGIFFIGGAVGSMLAGIAWAWAGWPAVCAIGAAFGIVALLVDWVGEPSSRPG, encoded by the coding sequence ATGCCCAACACCAATGACGGCCAATTGGCCGAGCGGTTGCCCGCCGATACCATCACCGGCCCGCAGACGCTGCTGTTTGCCGCCTCGGTCGGCATCATCGTCACCAACCTGTTCGCGCCGCAGACGCTTATCGGGCTGATCGGCCCGTCGCTGGGTGAGGATGCGGCGAGCGGCGGGCTGGTCGCCATGGCTACGCTGCTCGGCTATGCCGCCGGCCTGTTCTTCCTGGTGCCGCTGGCCGATCTCGCGGAGAACCGCGCGCTGATCATGCGCATGCTCCTGACGGCCGCTCTTGCGGCCGGCATCGCCGCTTTCGCGCCCACCATCGCCTCGCTGCTCATCGTCCTGTTCGTCCTCGGTGCGGCCTGTTCGGCCATCCAGATCCTGGTGCCCATCGCCGCTTCCATGGCGCCGCCCGGACAGGACGGTCGCGTCATCGGCGATGTGATGAGCGGACTGATGATCGGCATTCTGCTGGCGCGGCCACTGGCCAGCTTCATCGCCGACGCCTGGGGCTGGCGCGCCTTCTACGGCGTCAGCGCCGCCGCCCTTGCCCTGCTCACCATCGTGCTCGCCCTCACCTTGCCGAGGCGACAGCCGGCGGCGAAGTCGGGATATACAGCGCTGATCGCCTCGCTCATCCAGTTGTTGCGCGACGAGCCGGTGTTGCGGCGCCGCGCGCTGACCGCAAGCCTCGTCATGGCCGCGTTCAGCCTGTTCTGGACCTCGGTGGCGCTGCGCCTCGCTCAGCCGCCCTTCGACCTCGGCCAGCGTGGCATTGCGCTGTTCGCACTGGTTGGCGCGGGAGGTGCCGCGGTCACGCCGCTGTTCGGCCGCGCCGGCGACCAGGGCTGGACGCGATCCGCCACGATCGCCTGCCATCTCGTGTTGATAGCGGCTCTGGCGCTCGCCACATGGGCGGGCACCGCCCACGCCAGCGCCTCATGGTGGCCGCTGGTGATGATGGGCGTCAGCGCCGTGCTGCTCGACATCGGCGTCACCGGCGACCAGACGCTCGGCCGCCGCGCCATCAACCTGCTGCAGCCCAAGGCGCGCGGTCGCCTCAACGGCCTCTTCGTCGGCATCTTCTTCATCGGCGGCGCCGTTGGATCGATGCTGGCCGGCATCGCCTGGGCATGGGCGGGCTGGCCGGCGGTCTGCGCGATCGGCGCGGCTTTCGGCATCGTCGCTCTGCTGGTTGACTGGGTAGGCGAGCCGTCGTCCAGACCCGGATGA
- a CDS encoding LysR family transcriptional regulator: MNIHDLEAFIAVVETGSIVGASARLNLTQPGVTRRIQNLEDGLATTLLDRQSKPLKPTASGRQAYEHGRRVLRSLEDLKACVSPQGELSGEFRLGIMPYLSDAALALPLDRLRAAFPQLTLRIRSGWSPRLVEQVARSELDAVAVCLADGVKPPDELVSEDLGVQSVLLIAAPSLGVPKPASLAELSGFPWVMNENGCGFRAFIRQTLEAARLPFQVGVEALSADLRMPLVARGHGIGLVTPGAFANSPWRDAVEIIDCADFKPRVRAWMLHRPPAGRLSRPIALFRDALLEGLEMPVPVMS; encoded by the coding sequence ATGAATATCCATGACCTCGAAGCCTTCATCGCCGTGGTGGAAACCGGCTCGATCGTCGGCGCCTCGGCCAGGCTCAATCTCACCCAGCCCGGCGTCACCCGACGTATCCAGAATCTGGAGGACGGGCTGGCGACCACGCTGCTCGATCGCCAGTCGAAGCCGCTGAAGCCCACCGCTTCCGGGCGCCAGGCCTATGAGCATGGCCGGCGCGTGTTGCGTTCGCTTGAAGATCTGAAGGCCTGCGTGTCGCCGCAAGGCGAGTTGAGCGGCGAGTTCCGGCTGGGCATCATGCCCTATCTGTCGGATGCAGCACTGGCGCTGCCGCTCGACCGGCTGCGCGCCGCGTTTCCGCAACTCACCCTTCGTATCAGATCCGGTTGGTCGCCAAGGCTGGTGGAGCAGGTGGCGCGCAGCGAACTCGACGCGGTCGCGGTGTGCCTTGCCGATGGCGTCAAGCCGCCCGACGAGTTGGTAAGCGAGGATCTCGGCGTGCAGTCGGTGCTGCTGATCGCGGCACCCAGCCTCGGCGTGCCGAAGCCGGCGAGCCTTGCCGAACTGTCTGGTTTTCCCTGGGTGATGAACGAGAATGGCTGTGGCTTCCGCGCCTTCATCCGCCAGACGCTGGAAGCGGCGCGGCTGCCCTTCCAGGTCGGGGTCGAGGCGCTGAGCGCGGACCTCAGAATGCCGCTGGTGGCGCGCGGCCACGGCATCGGCCTCGTCACGCCGGGGGCCTTCGCCAACAGTCCGTGGCGGGATGCGGTGGAGATCATCGACTGCGCGGATTTCAAGCCGCGGGTGCGCGCCTGGATGCTGCATCGCCCGCCCGCCGGCCGGCTGAGCCGCCCGATCGCCCTGTTTCGCGACGCGCTGCTGGAGGGGTTGGAGATGCCGGTGCCGGTGATGTCGTAG
- a CDS encoding threonine/serine dehydratase, whose protein sequence is MIALDDIRTAAARIEGNVRRTPMIAAGNLKTPLAGGVDLMLKLELLQVTGSLKARGATNKLLSLDRAALTRGIVTASGGNHGIATARAGFMAGVPTTIFLPTNASPAKIEKLRAWGAATRIVGSAWHESNEAAQAFVSETGAVYFHPFADPAVVAGQGTVGLEILDQMPDVTTVLVAMGGGGLVSGVATAIKALAPHARVVGIEAAGSPVLLRALEAGRNVALDKVTTSVATMACAKTDDRIFEIVRDKVDEIVLVDDDEMLLAAKSLWFEMGLAADLSGAAAIAALAEGRVQVKKGERVCAIVCGAGPDAILG, encoded by the coding sequence GTGATTGCGCTCGACGACATCCGCACTGCTGCCGCCCGCATCGAGGGCAATGTCAGGCGCACGCCGATGATCGCCGCCGGCAATCTGAAGACGCCGCTGGCCGGTGGCGTCGACCTGATGCTCAAGCTGGAACTGCTGCAGGTCACCGGATCGTTAAAGGCACGCGGCGCCACCAACAAACTCTTGTCGCTCGACCGCGCCGCGCTGACGCGCGGCATTGTCACCGCGTCCGGCGGTAACCACGGCATCGCCACCGCACGCGCGGGCTTCATGGCCGGCGTGCCGACCACCATCTTCCTGCCGACCAACGCTTCACCGGCCAAGATCGAGAAGCTGCGGGCCTGGGGTGCGGCCACCCGCATCGTCGGATCGGCCTGGCATGAATCCAACGAGGCGGCGCAGGCCTTCGTCAGCGAGACCGGCGCTGTCTATTTCCACCCTTTCGCGGACCCGGCCGTGGTCGCCGGACAAGGCACGGTCGGGCTCGAAATCCTCGACCAGATGCCCGATGTCACCACGGTGCTGGTCGCCATGGGCGGCGGCGGGCTGGTCAGTGGCGTGGCAACCGCGATCAAGGCGCTGGCGCCGCATGCGCGCGTCGTCGGCATCGAGGCGGCGGGCTCGCCGGTGCTTTTGCGCGCGCTCGAAGCCGGCCGCAATGTGGCGTTGGACAAGGTGACGACCTCGGTGGCGACCATGGCCTGCGCCAAGACCGACGACCGCATCTTCGAAATCGTCCGCGACAAGGTCGATGAGATCGTGCTGGTCGACGACGACGAGATGCTGCTCGCCGCCAAAAGCCTGTGGTTCGAAATGGGCCTCGCCGCCGACCTCAGCGGCGCCGCCGCCATTGCAGCACTGGCCGAGGGCCGGGTGCAGGTGAAGAAAGGCGAGCGCGTCTGCGCCATCGTCTGCGGTGCCGGACCGGATGCGATTCTGGGATGA
- a CDS encoding succinylglutamate desuccinylase/aspartoacylase family protein: protein MARMSTARTTIDFDRSGKQIGFVDIPHSPHDDAWGATRIPIAVIGNGNGPTVILQAGNHGDEYEGPITLGELIRELDPGMVSGRIIFLPAINLPAVLAGRRTSPVDGLNLNRTFPGDPAGTITQQISAYVSDIVMPLGHAYVDLHSGGSSLNILPSAIIEPAPDAAHRKRNMEAVLAFDAPLTVVIDNLGEPRTSTATSVRAGLTTVGTEMAGAGTVSLDALGICRKGVRNVLSHLGVLPPTGKPPAARPENILRIPGHDGYVLATTDGVFEPFHALGAEVHAGEDAGRIHNLADPGRTPETVRYLSDGIVYGRRQPGRVVVGNCCVTVATRYEGELA from the coding sequence ATGGCCCGCATGTCCACCGCCCGCACCACCATCGACTTCGACCGCTCCGGCAAGCAGATCGGCTTCGTCGACATCCCGCATTCGCCGCATGACGACGCCTGGGGCGCGACCCGCATCCCGATTGCCGTGATCGGCAATGGCAACGGGCCGACCGTCATCCTGCAGGCGGGCAACCATGGTGACGAATATGAGGGGCCGATTACGCTTGGCGAACTCATCCGCGAACTCGACCCCGGCATGGTCAGCGGCCGCATCATCTTCCTGCCGGCGATCAATCTGCCCGCCGTGCTGGCCGGCCGCCGCACCTCGCCGGTCGACGGGCTGAACCTCAACCGCACCTTTCCAGGCGACCCGGCGGGCACCATCACCCAGCAGATCTCGGCCTATGTCAGCGACATCGTCATGCCGCTCGGCCATGCCTATGTCGATCTGCACTCCGGCGGCTCCTCGCTCAACATCCTGCCCAGCGCCATCATCGAGCCGGCGCCCGACGCCGCCCACCGCAAGCGCAACATGGAAGCGGTGCTGGCCTTCGACGCGCCGCTCACCGTCGTCATCGACAATCTCGGCGAGCCGCGCACCTCGACAGCCACGTCGGTGCGGGCCGGACTGACCACGGTCGGCACCGAGATGGCGGGCGCCGGCACCGTCTCGCTCGATGCGCTCGGCATCTGCCGCAAGGGGGTGCGCAATGTGCTCAGCCATCTCGGCGTGCTGCCGCCGACCGGCAAGCCACCTGCCGCGCGCCCGGAAAACATCCTGCGTATTCCCGGCCATGACGGCTATGTGCTGGCCACGACGGACGGCGTGTTCGAGCCGTTCCATGCGCTGGGCGCCGAGGTGCATGCCGGCGAGGACGCCGGCCGCATCCACAATCTGGCCGATCCCGGCCGCACGCCCGAAACCGTGCGCTATCTGTCGGACGGCATCGTCTATGGCCGCCGCCAGCCCGGCCGTGTCGTCGTCGGCAATTGCTGCGTCACCGTCGCCACCCGCTATGAAGGAGAACTGGCGTGA
- a CDS encoding transporter substrate-binding domain-containing protein, whose product MFKHLTRIVTAVLLAGAVSAMPARAADLQKILSAGTVRIGVPIDVPPFGSVDAKNEPVGLDVDMARKIAEALGVKLELQQITGANRVPYLVTDRLDIVIAAMGATPERALQIAFTSPYAALSIGVFGPDSIALKSPADLKDETVAVARGTTQDLELTKAAPNAKIVRFDDDATAAAAFTSGQAQLLATADVVAKDLMDKDPKVQLKPKFILQFSPCYIGIQQGSPELLRWLDTYIHLGLLDGSLSALSQKWIGTTLPSLPPI is encoded by the coding sequence ATGTTCAAGCATCTTACCAGGATCGTCACAGCCGTGCTCCTGGCCGGCGCAGTCTCGGCGATGCCGGCCCGGGCGGCCGACCTGCAGAAAATCCTCTCCGCCGGCACGGTGCGCATCGGCGTTCCCATCGACGTGCCGCCCTTCGGTTCGGTCGACGCCAAGAACGAGCCGGTCGGCCTTGATGTCGACATGGCCAGGAAGATCGCCGAAGCGCTGGGCGTCAAGCTGGAGTTGCAGCAGATCACCGGCGCCAACCGCGTGCCCTATCTCGTCACCGACCGCCTCGACATCGTCATCGCCGCCATGGGCGCGACGCCGGAACGCGCGCTGCAGATCGCCTTCACCTCGCCCTATGCGGCACTTTCGATCGGCGTCTTCGGCCCCGACAGCATCGCGCTGAAAAGCCCCGCCGACCTCAAGGACGAGACCGTCGCCGTGGCTCGCGGCACGACGCAGGACCTTGAGCTGACCAAGGCAGCACCCAACGCCAAGATCGTGCGCTTCGACGATGACGCCACCGCCGCCGCCGCCTTCACCTCCGGCCAGGCACAGTTGCTTGCCACCGCCGACGTCGTCGCCAAGGACCTGATGGACAAGGACCCCAAGGTGCAGCTGAAGCCGAAATTCATCCTGCAGTTCTCGCCCTGCTACATCGGCATCCAGCAGGGCAGCCCCGAGCTGCTGCGCTGGCTCGACACCTACATCCATCTCGGCTTGCTCGACGGCTCGCTCTCGGCACTGTCGCAAAAATGGATCGGCACCACCCTGCCGAGCCTGCCGCCAATCTGA
- a CDS encoding amino acid ABC transporter ATP-binding protein, with protein MSLVEIADIRKRFGAVEVLKGISLTMEKDEIVAIIGRSGSGKSTMLRCINGLEKVQAGRIVVDGIDVTAPKADLNLLRQRAGMVFQSYNLFPHLNVERNVMLALKLVRKLDTPAAREVARAVVTKVGLADKLLAYPDELSGGQQQRVAIARSLAMQPTLMLFDEITSALDPELVGEVLRVLESVASEGMTMMLVTHEMNFAKNVADRVIFMHEGRIHEDGPARETLLEPRTAELRSFLNAVLH; from the coding sequence ATGTCGCTCGTTGAAATCGCCGATATTCGCAAGCGCTTCGGCGCCGTCGAGGTGCTGAAGGGCATCTCGCTCACCATGGAAAAGGACGAGATCGTCGCCATCATCGGCCGCTCGGGCTCGGGCAAGTCGACCATGCTTCGCTGTATCAACGGGCTGGAGAAGGTGCAGGCCGGCCGCATCGTCGTCGACGGCATCGACGTCACCGCGCCCAAGGCAGACCTCAACCTTCTGCGCCAGCGCGCCGGCATGGTGTTCCAGAGCTACAATCTGTTCCCGCATCTCAATGTCGAGCGCAATGTCATGCTGGCGCTGAAGCTGGTGCGCAAGCTCGACACGCCGGCCGCCCGCGAAGTCGCCCGCGCCGTGGTGACCAAGGTCGGCCTCGCCGACAAGCTGCTTGCCTATCCCGACGAATTGTCGGGCGGCCAGCAGCAGCGCGTCGCCATCGCGCGCTCGCTGGCCATGCAGCCGACCCTGATGCTGTTCGACGAGATCACCTCCGCGCTCGACCCCGAACTCGTAGGCGAGGTGCTGCGCGTGCTCGAAAGTGTCGCCAGCGAAGGCATGACCATGATGCTCGTCACCCACGAGATGAACTTTGCAAAGAACGTCGCCGACCGCGTGATCTTCATGCACGAAGGCCGCATCCACGAGGATGGGCCTGCGCGTGAGACCTTGCTCGAGCCTCGTACGGCCGAACTCAGGAGCTTCCTGAACGCCGTCCTTCACTAG
- a CDS encoding amino acid ABC transporter permease, with product MIREFAGADIVYLIEAARWTLLLALTATVGGGLLGVVVAVLRVIPFRPFNWLAIAWINLIQGTPLLGQLFVFFFALPLVGLSVSAWTAAALSLSIYASAFFGEIWRGSLQSVSQRQWEAGAALGLTYAQRLSHVVLPQAIRISVAPTVGFLVQLVKNTSLTALVGFVELTRASQIISGATFAPLPVYLTAAAIYFVICFSLSQLARVLERRLHVAR from the coding sequence ATGATCCGCGAATTCGCCGGCGCCGACATCGTCTACCTCATCGAGGCGGCGCGCTGGACGCTGCTGCTGGCACTCACCGCCACGGTCGGCGGCGGGCTTCTTGGCGTCGTCGTCGCCGTGCTGCGCGTCATCCCGTTCAGGCCGTTCAACTGGCTGGCCATCGCCTGGATCAATCTGATCCAGGGCACGCCACTGCTCGGCCAGCTCTTCGTCTTCTTCTTCGCCCTGCCGCTCGTCGGGCTCTCGGTCAGTGCCTGGACGGCGGCGGCGCTGTCGCTCTCGATCTACGCTTCGGCCTTCTTCGGCGAGATCTGGCGCGGCAGCCTGCAATCGGTGTCGCAGCGGCAATGGGAGGCAGGTGCCGCCCTTGGCCTCACCTATGCGCAGCGGCTCAGCCATGTCGTGCTGCCGCAGGCGATCCGCATCTCGGTCGCGCCCACCGTCGGCTTCCTGGTCCAGCTGGTGAAGAACACCTCGCTCACCGCGCTGGTCGGCTTCGTCGAGCTGACCCGCGCCAGCCAGATCATCAGCGGCGCGACCTTCGCCCCGCTGCCGGTCTATCTCACCGCCGCCGCCATCTATTTCGTCATCTGCTTTTCCCTCTCCCAGCTCGCCCGCGTGCTGGAAAGGAGACTTCATGTCGCTCGTTGA
- a CDS encoding amino acid ABC transporter permease, with amino-acid sequence MSYNFKFDILLRYIPEIVQGVLLTLQFSVITMICGLAIGLVVAMASISPLMPLRACARVYVEALRNTPLLVQLFIVFFGLPSIGIRLGANTAALIALSINMGAYGAEILRAGFESVRQSQVEAGRSLGLTAGQTFRHVVLFQAVKTIYPALASQFVLIMLTTSVVSSIGATELFHQAAFIDSRTYRSFETYTLITISYLVLTLGFRAFFAGIYWLVFVRRPRR; translated from the coding sequence ATGAGCTATAATTTCAAATTTGACATCCTGCTGCGCTATATACCGGAGATCGTGCAAGGCGTGCTCTTGACCCTGCAGTTCTCGGTCATCACCATGATCTGCGGGCTGGCCATCGGCCTTGTGGTGGCCATGGCCTCGATCAGCCCGCTGATGCCGCTGCGCGCCTGCGCCCGCGTCTATGTAGAGGCGCTGCGCAACACGCCGCTGCTGGTGCAGCTGTTCATCGTTTTCTTCGGCCTGCCCTCGATCGGCATCAGGCTAGGCGCCAACACCGCGGCTCTCATCGCGCTCTCGATCAACATGGGCGCCTATGGCGCGGAAATCCTGCGCGCCGGCTTCGAATCCGTGCGCCAGAGCCAGGTCGAGGCCGGCCGCTCGCTCGGCCTCACCGCCGGCCAGACCTTTCGCCATGTCGTGCTGTTCCAGGCGGTCAAGACCATCTACCCGGCGCTGGCCAGCCAGTTCGTGCTGATCATGCTGACCACCAGCGTCGTCTCCTCGATCGGCGCCACCGAGCTGTTCCACCAGGCCGCCTTCATCGACTCGCGCACCTATCGCTCCTTCGAGACCTACACGCTGATCACCATTTCCTATCTCGTGCTGACGCTGGGCTTCCGCGCCTTCTTCGCCGGCATCTACTGGCTGGTCTTCGTCCGGAGGCCGCGCCGATGA